The Primulina eburnea isolate SZY01 chromosome 8, ASM2296580v1, whole genome shotgun sequence genome contains a region encoding:
- the LOC140839885 gene encoding aldehyde oxidase GLOX, whose amino-acid sequence MTSNKLRLLLLFFFTVTRAADLPGVWELLIADAGISSMHTAVTRFNTVVLLDRTHIGPSRAPLPKNLCRAIPGNPPRKDCTAHSVLLDLNTLTLLPLTILSDTWCSSGQFLPDGSLLQTGGDLDGFKKIRKFIPCESGTICDWEEMRDTELYHGRWYATNQILPDGSIIIIGGRTANSVEYFPPRKEIGAVNFPFLGEVEDNQMDNLYPYVHLLPTGELFIFANNKAVLFDYNTHSVTKNYPALEGGPRNYPSAGSSVMLALTGDYSSATVVVCGGAEYGAYLQRITDSPASGSCGRIEATGPDPEWEMENMPFGRIMGDMVTLPTGDVMIINGAEAGTQGFELASEPCLYPLLYRPEQPVGLRFMTLNPSSVPRMYHSTANLLPDGRILIAGSNPHRFYKFDTEFPTELRIEAFSPEYLSPDKANIRPVLAELPERIKYGEVFEVMVAVELPVVGLMEINFASAPFATHSFSQGQRLVKLTVETPAVEGRGRYRIECTAPPNGKVAPPGYYMVFAVNLGVPSVARWIQLVS is encoded by the coding sequence ATGACTTCCAATAAGCTTCGCCTTCTCCTACTTTTTTTCTTCACGGTCACACGCGCCGCCGATCTTCCAGGAGTGTGGGAACTCCTGATTGCTGACGCCGGTATCTCCTCCATGCACACTGCCGTCACCCGGTTTAACACGGTCGTGCTCCTCGACCGTACCCACATTGGCCCATCACGGGCACCGCTACCCAAAAACCTCTGCCGGGCCATTCCGGGTAACCCGCCCCGAAAAGACTGCACCGCGCACTCGGTTCTGTTAGACTTAAACACCCTTACGCTCCTCCCTCTGACAATTCTCTCAGACACGTGGTGCTCCTCGGGCCAATTTTTACCAGACGGGAGCCTCCTCCAGACAGGCGGTGACTTAGACGGATTCAAGAAAATCAGAAAGTTTATTCCCTGTGAATCGGGTACAATTTGTGATTGGGAAGAAATGCGGGATACTGAACTGTACCACGGAAGATGGTACGCCACAAATCAGATCTTACCCGATGGTTCCATAATTATAATCGGTGGAAGAACTGCGAATAGCGTAGAATATTTCCCACCAAGAAAAGAAATTGGTGCCGTGAATTTCCCATTTCTGGGTGAGGTTGAGGATAATCAAATGGATAATCTTTATCCCTACGTTCATTTACTACCCACCGGAGAACTCTTCATTTTTGCAAACAATAAAGCTGTGCTGTTTGATTACAATACCCACAGTGTGACAAAAAATTATCCAGCACTCGAGGGTGGTCCGAGAAATTATCCCTCAGCGGGATCGTCGGTAATGCTTGCATTAACTGGCGATTACTCCTCGGCCACAGTTGTAGTATGTGGCGGAGCAGAATACGGTGCATATCTGCAGAGAATAACGGATAGTCCGGCAAGTGGTAGTTGCGGGCGGATCGAGGCAACCGGACCCGACCCAGAATGGGAAATGGAGAATATGCCGTTTGGGAGAATTATGGGGGATATGGTGACTTTGCCGACTGGTGATGTGATGATTATAAATGGAGCTGAAGCTGGGACCCAAGGGTTTGAGCTAGCTTCAGAACCATGTTTGTACCCGCTTCTGTACAGACCGGAACAACCGGTAGGACTCCGGTTCATGACTTTGAACCCGTCTTCGGTCCCGAGAATGTATCACTCGACGGCGAACTTGTTGCCAGACGGGAGGATTCTGATCGCTGGCAGTAATCCGCATCGTTTCTACAAGTTTGATACGGAGTTCCCGACGGAACTAAGGATTGAAGCGTTTTCGCCGGAGTATTTATCTCCGGATAAGGCGAATATCCGGCCGGTTTTGGCTGAGTTACCGGAGAGGATTAAGTACGGGGAGGTGTTCGAGGTGATGGTGGCGGTGGAGCTGCCTGTGGTGGGGCTGATGGAGATTAATTTCGCCAGTGCACCTTTTGCAACCCACTCATTTTCTCAAGGGCAGAGGTTGGTGAAGCTGACGGTGGAAACTCCAGCTGTGGAAGGCCGTGGAAGGTATAGGATAGAGTGCACAGCTCCGCCTAACGGTAAGGTGGCGCCGCCAGGGTACTATATGGTGTTTGCTGTGAACCTAGGTGTACCGAGTGTGGCCAGGTGGATCCAATTGGTATCTTAA
- the LOC140839884 gene encoding BEL1-like homeodomain protein 9: MAEGFEPYHVPQQSRRDKLRVNPQGCVDSHLLACAPLVVPLYDPSLISADLISCAANQHHRQGFDLQASGASAGAKEEGVNLMSYVGGMNIISGAAAAAASSSSASTNHMLVDPQLSVQINPSTIHDINGGPFVYPHVNYRPVLDQSFHGNEVVVYTREPNSNCAAAASGQSLSLSLSSNHNNNLPLELNLQRYDSTMLGNSKVGGGYFVTGNGGSSTQLSRSSVPLGPFTGYASVLKGSRFLKPAHQLLEELCDVGRGIFADKIAVDSSLLEPPLESLSGNGVDDNSSLNCSDGGEQTRNKSRLLSMLDEVYKRYKQYYQQMHAVFTSFESVAGLSSAAPFASLAIKAMAKHFKCLKNAIMDQLHFANKSQGKANNDRDETQRFENLGRGTFGQRPFHSSGFVDQPVWRPQRGLPERAVTVLRAWLFEHFLHPYPTDTDKLMLAKQTGLSRNQVSNWFINARVRLWKPMVEEIHMLETRQGQKASQCDDHLPTSCSIECENTSSSMQRNVEFSLKRTRNDLTEAPTGVEGSMNLPFNKLSHNPYLGVGMSNVGGSGGVSLTLGLHQNGMGLSESYPITAARRFGLDAPGEEYVVGGFAAHHRRIGGQLLHDFQESGH; encoded by the exons ATGGCTGAAGGATTTGAGCCTTATCATGTCCCACAACAAAGCAGAAGAGATAAGCTGAGAGTAAATCCACAAGGGTGCGTAGATAGCCATCTTTTAGCGTGCGCGCCTCTGGTCGTCCCACTCTACgatccatcgctcatctctgcgGATTTGATCAGCTGTGCTGCTAACCAGCACCACCGGCAAGGTTTCGATCTTCAGGCCAGCGGTGCCAGCGCCGGTGCTAAAGAAGAGGGTGTGAATTTGATGAGTTATGTGGGCGGAATGAATATTATCAGTGGTGCAGCGGCGGCTGCTGCTTCGTCTTCTTCAGCCTCAACGAATCATATGCTTGTAGATCCGCAGCTGTCTGTGCAGATAAACCCTAGCACTATTCATGATATCAATGGCGGCCCTTTTGTCTACCCACACGTCAATTATAGGCCAGTTCTTGATCAGTCTTTTCATGGAAATGAAGTGGTGGTGTATACCCGTGAGCCCAATAGTAACTGCGCAGCAGCAGCAAGTGGTCAAAGCTTGTCTTTGTCGTTATCTTCGAACCATAATAATAATCTCCCACTGGAGCTGAATCTGCAGAGATATGACTCTACGATGTTGGGTAACAGCAAGGTGGGTGGAGGGTATTTTGTTACTGGAAATGGTGGTTCTTCAACACAATTGTCTAGAAGTTCAGTGCCTTTGGGTCCCTTTACTGGTTATGCTTCAGTGTTGAAAGGATCAAGATTCTTGAAGCCTGCGCATCAGTTGCTGGAGGAGCTTTGTGATGTGGGTAGGGGGATTTTCGCGGATAAAATCGCGGTTGATTCATCTTTGCTGGAACCGCCATTGGAAAGCTTGAGTGGAAATGGAGTTGATGATAACTCTTCACTGAATTGCAGTGATGGGGGTGAACAAACTAGGAACAAATCAAGATTACTTTCAATGCTTGATGAG GTTTATAAAAGGTACAAGCAATATTACCAGCAAATGCATGCGGTTTTCACTTCATTTGAATCTGTTGCCGGATTAAGCAGTGCTGCTCCATTTGCAAGTTTGGCTATAAAGGCTATGGCCAAACATTTCAAGTGTTTGAAAAATGCCATAATGGATCAGTTGCATTTCGCCAATAAATCACAAGGCAAAGCGAATAATGATAGAGATGAAACTCAAAGATTTGAAAATTTGGGAAGGGGGACGTTTGGCCAACGGCCATTTCATAGTTCGGGATTCGTGGATCAACCAGTATGGCGACCACAACGTGGGCTTCCTGAGCGTGCTGTCACGGTCCTTAGGGCCTGGTTGTTCGAGCACTTCCTGCACCC TTATCCAACTGACACGGACAAACTAATGTTAGCAAAACAGACAGGTCTCTCGAGGAATCAA GTCTCGAACTGGTTTATCAATGCAAGAGTAAGGCTTTGGAAGCCAATGGTGGAGGAGATACACATGCTCGAAACTCGTCAGGGTCAAAAGGCTTCACAATGTGACGATCATCTACCAACAAGTTGTTCTATTGAGTGTGAGAACACTTCCTCCTCCATGCAAAGAAACGTGGAGTTTTCGTTGAAACGAACTCGAAATGACTTAACTGAAGCTCCTACTGGAGTTGAAGGATCAATGAATTTGCCGTTCAACAAGCTGTCGCATAATCCTTACTTGGGTGTCGGTATGAGCAATGTTGGTGGTAGTGGCGGAGTTTCTCTAACTCTTGGCCTTCATCAGAATGGTATGGGATTATCAGAGTCGTACCCGATAACCGCAGCTCGACGTTTCGGCCTGGATGCTCCTGGTGAGGAATACGTAGTTGGTGGATTCGCAGCACATCATCGGCGAATTGGGGGGCAGCTTTTGCATGATTTTCAAGAATCTGGTCATTGA
- the LOC140839886 gene encoding uncharacterized protein: MEGRKPSSSSFTFDLFGANNYSSAASSSAIFGSIFNPTAQGIGSESLIASETLKKHDSGNQALSAKNGVSGSFQDKDVSSGEGRSQSTTNKEMNLYHQEQKAHPFHYSSSIYYGGQDVYSRPPTAPNPCFTTFNKDGGEDESGSASRGNWWQGSLYY; the protein is encoded by the exons ATGGAAGGACGCAAGCCATCGAGTTCTTCGTTCACTTTTGATCTTTTTGGGGCTAATAATTATTCTTCTGCTGCTTCATCTTCTGCGATTTTTGGCTCAATTTTCAACCCTACTGCTCAG GGCATTGGGAGTGAGTCCTTGATTGCATCTGAAACATTGAAGAAGCATGATTCTGGAAATCAAGCTTTGAGTGCCAAAAACGGAGTTTCGG GTTCTTTTCAAGACAAAGATGTTTCAAGTGGTGAAGGACGAAGCCAGAGCACGACAAACAAGGAGATGAATTTGTATCATCAAGAGCAAAAAGCACATCCATTCCACTATAGCTCATCAATTTACTATGGGGGTCAAGATGTCTATTCTCGACCCCCGACTGCTCCAAATCCTTGTTTCACTACT TTTAATAAAGATGGAGGAGAAGATGAGTCAGGCAGTGCCTCGAGAGGAAACTGGTGGCAGG GTTCTCTTTATTACTGA